In Luteimonas viscosa, the following proteins share a genomic window:
- a CDS encoding SH3 domain-containing protein → MLIAALATPVLAQAQVLAQAQGPEREVVPGVVEAQLAPKYWIERLRDADRVILDAEAIAAHNAQMQRLEPSLHDIEQLPVTLEAGQVRAWIEQASPRPTRTLYDGSGKEGSARAIDRLVDALDLKDIPQTQVTRYGMVVRRADLRTFPTHLHVFSSPDDRDIDRFQESALFPGTPVAVVHESRDRRWLFVLSQTYAAWIEADKVAFGDKAEIFAYTRRIPFLVATGAKVETVYTPERPAVSNVQLDMGVRVPLAQWQPDEPLNGQHPGFGHVVELPVRGTDGVLEFAPALIPRSADVSPDYLPLTKANLIRQAFKFLGERYGWGHRYNARDCSGFVSEIYRSFGVLLPRNTSAQSVSPGLDRLPFEGLGHDRRLQLLGEAEVGDLVFIPGHVMMVLGRVGGETYVIHDTSGMSLLGDDGDLRRYRLNGVVVTPLLPMMSNATTATVDRITSIQRIRP, encoded by the coding sequence ATGCTGATCGCCGCACTGGCCACCCCTGTCCTCGCGCAGGCGCAGGTCCTCGCGCAGGCGCAGGGTCCGGAGCGCGAGGTCGTCCCGGGTGTCGTCGAGGCGCAACTGGCCCCTAAGTACTGGATCGAGCGGCTGCGTGATGCCGATCGCGTGATCCTCGATGCCGAAGCCATCGCCGCGCACAACGCGCAGATGCAGCGCCTGGAGCCATCGCTGCACGACATCGAGCAGTTGCCGGTGACGCTGGAGGCCGGGCAGGTGCGTGCCTGGATCGAGCAGGCATCGCCACGTCCCACGCGCACGCTGTACGACGGGAGCGGCAAGGAAGGCAGTGCCCGGGCGATCGACAGGCTGGTGGACGCGCTCGACCTGAAGGACATCCCGCAGACCCAGGTGACGCGCTACGGCATGGTGGTCCGCCGCGCCGACCTGCGCACCTTCCCCACCCACCTGCACGTGTTCAGTTCGCCCGATGACCGCGACATCGACCGCTTCCAGGAAAGCGCGCTGTTCCCCGGCACCCCGGTGGCGGTGGTCCACGAAAGCCGCGACCGGCGCTGGCTGTTCGTGCTCAGTCAGACTTACGCCGCCTGGATCGAGGCGGACAAGGTCGCGTTCGGCGACAAGGCGGAGATCTTCGCCTATACCCGCCGCATTCCCTTCCTGGTGGCGACCGGGGCGAAGGTGGAGACGGTGTACACGCCCGAACGGCCGGCCGTATCGAACGTGCAGCTCGACATGGGCGTGCGCGTGCCATTGGCGCAATGGCAGCCGGACGAACCGCTCAACGGCCAGCACCCCGGCTTCGGCCACGTCGTCGAACTCCCGGTCCGCGGCACGGACGGCGTCCTCGAGTTCGCCCCCGCGTTGATCCCGCGCTCGGCCGACGTCTCGCCCGACTACCTGCCGCTGACCAAGGCCAACCTGATCCGCCAGGCGTTCAAGTTCCTGGGCGAGCGCTACGGCTGGGGACACCGATACAACGCCCGCGACTGCAGCGGGTTCGTCTCCGAGATCTACCGCAGCTTCGGCGTGCTGCTGCCGCGCAACACCAGCGCGCAGTCGGTCAGTCCCGGGCTGGATCGTTTGCCCTTCGAAGGCCTCGGCCACGACCGGCGCCTGCAGTTGCTGGGCGAGGCCGAGGTCGGCGACCTGGTGTTCATCCCGGGCCACGTGATGATGGTGCTGGGGCGCGTCGGCGGGGAGACCTACGTGATCCACGATACCAGCGGCATGTCGTTGCTCGGCGACGACGGGGATTTGCGGCGCTACCGGCTCAACGGCGTGGTGGTCACGCCGCTGCTGCCGATGATGTCCAACGCCACCACGGCCACGGTCGACCGCATCACCAGCATCCAGCGCATCCGGCCGTGA